The window aaaaaaaattaattcatcatgaccaagtggagtttattccaggaatgtgcAATGGTTCAATATTAGGAAATCTGTTCATATAATCCATCATATTAATAGAGTGTCTTAGTTTgttctggctgctataacaaattaccatagactgggtggcttataaataacagaagttcatttctcacagttctggagggtcagaagtccaagatcGTGGTGCCGGtggattcagtgtctggtgagagccggcttcctggttcatagactgGCAGTCTTCTCATTGAGTCCCCACATGAAGGAAGGGGTAAGGgacctctctggggtctcttttagaAGGGCACTCatcctattcatgagggctccacccttataaCCTGATCACCTACTGGAAGTCCCATctcttaataccatcacactaggagttaggatttcaacatatgaatttggggggtggggtcacaaacattcagtctatggcATAGAGTTAGGGAGAAAAATTATGCGATCACATCCAAAGATACAAAAAACACATGTGAAAataattcaacactcatttatgttAAAGAACACTtctcaataaaaaaggaattaatgGGTATTTCCTAGATATcaatatgatacacacacacacacacaccacttacATCACAAAGCCACTATCTTACTTGCTGGAGAAATGAAAGGATGCCAATTATCTCCATTATTGAGGATTTTGTTAGAAATATTAGCTACTGTGATGGACAAGAGAATgcaattagaaatttaaaaactggaaaggaaaaggtAAAGTGTTCTCTAATGTACATGGTATGATTAAGTATCTAGACAATCCAAAGAAACAATGGGAGAATTACAACAGAATAAGAGaattccccaccccatccctatTCTGCTCCTATCGTGGACTTGCATGTGTTTTTGGAACTCCCAGTCACTCAAGTTCAAGCCATGATgtcataataatattaatttcacTTGTGCTTTCACAATCTCCTTTCCACCATATTTTGCATACACCCCTATCTAAGCAACTGCTAAATCATAGATTTTTGACTCTGAAATGTCCCTAtcggtctttcttttttttgtccctTTGTGGTCAACATCAGGCGCTTACTCTCTATATGTAACTTATAAATGGCTGTCTGTTCAGTGACGCCACTCTTGTTTAACATGTAACTTCTTGTGATATAAGATCCCAACTCCTTGGCCAGGTTTTCTACAAAAGGCCCTTAATATACCTTTCCAGACTCTTTTCCACCTAATGCTTTATACATACATTGTTCAGCTGGACCAGACTGCTGGGTATCTCTTACATAAACCCATACTTGCAGTCCCGTATCTTTTAGAATACTCTCTTTGGACATCAACACCTGTAACAACAAGCATCCCTTCTCTAAGTCATCCTATAATAAGAATACCTAATTGTTTTGTTTatgcactgtgctaagtattCAATAAATCGTTGCTTTATTGAATAACCTCTGGCtgcctggaagataaaaatttAGGGTTTTAACTCAACTAAGGATCTCTCCTTAGTTCATAGTTTATCTGTTATTCATTACTTGGCTTTGCTCCAGTTTAGCAGGGACTTTGCCTTATTAGTCCTGTACTCTCAAAGCCTAGAACTCTACCTGGAACAGTAGGCACTTAGTAATAATTCTAACTGCATGGCTGTATGAAAACTGAGTGATTAATGAATAATGCAAAGAAGCAAGGGCTCAACGATAGACAACGTAAGCCAGCATCAGGATCATATCATCACTTTCTGGTTTGCAGGTATCTCAGGTGTTCGTAAACTCTTCTGGCTTACggacagagaatttaaaaaaaaataatttcagcgGATTACTGGGCCCTCTGAATCCCATTTTTATAAGTACGAAAAAGCCTCATTGCAAAAGGAACAAAGGTGTTGGCAGACAGTATATTTAAGCTCAGGGATTGGCACTGTATGAACCCTACGGCCCCAAAGGGCCATTATGTATTGAGGGCTTGCTAATGTTAAATTGtaagtttatgtattttatagtacatatcttctttatatatgatacatattaaatattttatgtaaataaaacttaaattataCTTCGTGAGACATAGCGATTCCACAGCCACCACCGCCTTTGATCCTAAGGACCTAGTGAGGTCATCCTTTCAGCTCCCCAATACACCTTGTTAAATGGACTATTTAAACTGGGTAGCAGCATCCTTATCGGGTAACACAGCGTTAGCGGCCGCTGGAAGGCAAAGCATTAATAGGAACTGGTCTAAGGTTGGGCGTGGAAAGTAAAGGCTCCCACGCCCTCCCAAAAAGCCGAAGTTCTAACTTTGACCAGGTTTGACAAAGGGGAAGACTCGGCGCTTTCTAAAGCTATGTTTCCAAACGCGACACGTCAGGACACAAACCAAACTACCTGGCCCCGCTGCCGGTTTAAAGTGCAAATCGACGGAACCTAAGCACCCAGAAAGCCGCAGCGCCAGAGCACCTGCCGTAAGGGCGGGGGAAAGGATGGTGGGCGAGCCGCGGGCCGAACGACGGGAAGCCAGCGCCCAGGAGGCGGGCCTTCCGCGGCGAAGCCCCGCCCCTCCGTTGCTGGTCGCTGATTGGTGGCGGCGCCGGGCCGCGAGAGGAGGGGCGGGCCCCCGCGCGGCTCCGGCTCTCCAGTTCGGCGCGTCCCGCCCGCTGGTGGGTGTGTCCAGGCGGCGGGAGCGCGCGCGCTCGCTCTCGTCCGGGGACCGGAAAGGAGGCGGGGCCGCGGCAGCGCGccctcactccccccaccccggaaCGCTCGGCGCAGGCGGCGCGGCTCGCAGAGAGGTGGACCGCGGCCGGAACGGGGTGCCGGGTGTGCGTGGGGAGCGGGTTTCGGGGCGTCGGCCGCGATGAACACGGTGCTGTCGCGGGCGAACTCGCTGTTCGCCTTCTCGCTGAGCGTGATGGCGGCGCTCACCTTCGGCTGCTTCATCACCACCGCCTTCAAAGACCGGAGCGTCCCGGTGCGGCTGCACGTCTCGAGGATCATGCTGTGAGTACGGCCGGGGTCGGGCggcggggccgggccggggcggggggcgccGAGGCCGGGCTGCCGCGCgaaccccctcccctccccgcctccccgaGCGGCCTTCGCCCCCGGGCGGATCCATGGGGGCTCTCCCTCGACTCCCACCCTCCGCCGCATCTTCCCGGGCTTGCTCTTAAATGTTCGTTTCGAGCGTTGCTCGGGTCGCTGCCTCCGCTTCCTTCCTGTGCCTCACTTCCCTCGCCCGCGCCCGGCCAATAAGGGAGCACCACaccagcccagcggcccgcccggcCGCACCCCCGCCGGCGCGGGGCTCGGGGTCCCGGGCGCTCCCGGCCCGACTTGCCCACCGACAGCCCCTCCGCGGGGTCCGTCCCCCTCGTCCCGCCGCCGAAGGTACCCGCGGCGCCTGCGAAGTTGGCAGGAGAGGTTTGGATGCCCGGGGAGGAGTCGGCCTCCCAGCGCTCCCAGGCGGcgtgcttttaattttatttgtgaaGGGCCAGCCGCTTGAATAAATCTGCGAAAATGCCCGAAGTAGAATTTTGAAATGTCCTTTCGTTAATGCCCATTTTTTATGCTAATTTTTATTCTCTGGCACTTTCTTCGATTCgtagcttttttttcccccctggttCTCGTGTCCTTCTTATCTGTGCCATCTTCCAACGAAAGCTCCCTCGTCTTCAACCTTAGTTTTATTTCTAAGTCACAAACGCCAACAAGCCAGTCATCTAATGGCTATTccccacttattttttttttcctccctgcatTGATGTTTGTTAggtactcttttttagattccggTAGACTCAGGCTGGACATCACGAGCGCTGTCTGCTCTGGGAGGGCTTAGAAGAGGGTGGCTCGTGGTACACACTGAACAGCTGTTAGCTACTGTGAACCTTGAGCAAGCTTCCTACCTtcctgggtcttcatttccttttgtctGAAGTGGAAGTAATACCCAACTCGTAGGCCTGTTGTGAGGATTGAGATAATTGTCAAAAACACATAGTGGCCCTGACCCGGACGCATACGTAGTACGTGCTCAGTGAATAGTAGTTGTTCATTTAATCTTGGTTTCCGTACCACCTTGCAGTCAAATGTAATTTTCTTCTACCCAGTCTACCAAATCACTTGACATCGAGTATTTCCACATTCTATGAGCactttttttctccccctggGTTTTGTTAGGGGTTCTTTGAAGGTAAATGAAAATAGCTGAAGACCTACTTCTATAGTGGATTAGAATGTTTCTATTGTCACACTTACCAGTTTctctgatttttacttttttctttgtggGATACAGCTAGACCCTGTCTTTCACGTATGTAAGGAATTTTGTGAGTTTTGTATGCTGTTATGTTTGAAGGATGGTGAAACTATTAtctttatttctagaaaaaatgTAGAAGACTTCACTGGACCTAGAGAAAGAAGTGATCTGGGATTCATTACATTTGATATAACTGCTGATATCCTTTTTAGCAAATATTTCATCGCTCTTTCTCTAGTATTACAATGATATACATATTTAGTGATTTGGGGGACAGTAAGTATGTTTATACATTGAATCAGTCAGACCTTGGAAATTTCTATGCCTGTGTTTTCATCAGTATAGTCATGTTAATACCTCCTCGTTCAACCTTGAGAAAACTTGTATTTATAGATTGATGAGTTATTATTGTGTGAACACACTTTAAATTCTTCATAGAAACATTAAATAGATCTAAAGCTATAAGAGAGTTTGAATCTGTATttaggaaagaagataaaattagatCATTTAAATTAAAGACGGAAGAATGTAACCACTACTCAGCCTACCTAGATGTAACGTTTCATGTACAATCCCCAAGAATATGTCCATGTTTTGTGATAGCAGAGAGAAACATATGTTGAAAAAGTGAATTGCATCTGCTGTGATTCAGAAGGTCATTGTCAAATGATTATTGGTAAACCATATTAGCATTTTGCCATTATCGTTCTTTTTATAAGTACTTTTATAATAAGAGTCAGAGAAATCGTAACAATTAAAAGAGTTATTTAAAATGGAcgtgatttaaatattttctctttattttgaacTTCCACCTTTTGACACCTCTGGTCACTGGGCCAGTTTAATCTTCTCTTAGGGTCTTAGATTACTATCTTGGCAGCATTGTTACCTGCCACTTCTGGGATCTCATCTGCCTTTTTAAGACCCCAGGATTAAAGTTGGTTATGGAGATTGAACTGTTTGAACTTGTGTAAAGCAACTATCTGAACAGTGGAAGCAGATGATCTACCTGTGGAGTTTACCTGACAAGTCTCTTTACTAGCctggaattatttttaacttgagttttttagaaataaattactagGTTTAGAAGTAGACTAGGAATTAGTTCTgtaggcactgttttaggcaaTAGAGTACACCATCAGAAAAGTCCCGTGTTAAACTTTTGCTTTTAAGTcttcatctctttaaaaaaaaaaaatctaagctaGTGAGAGAGTTTGGAGCTAGCGTGAAAGTAGGAACTTTGTGTATGTGGGCAATTCTAGTGAAATTTAATTTCATCATTTGTAGTTTAGATTTTCTTAATATGGCTGCTAAAACTTGAAATTGTACCTGTTTTTATAGAGAGGTATTTAAGGcttctgaattccaaaatagTGATTCTTAGTGGATACACATATCTAAGAGTGGAATGTCATGAACATGTAGCTGTTAGTATATAAACGGATATAATAAAATGACTTAACCATTTACATATGATGCTTAATGAAATCCAAACATTAACTCAGTTCATTTCTCAGTGACACACCAGTCTTGTAATTAATCCTGGTGAGTTTTTTTCACTTGGGTGCAAACTAATGAAGCCAGATTGGTTCAGCTGTGTACTCTTACTAAAGCACTTCATGGGTTGAGACATTTTGATCTCTACTGGCATATGTCCAAAAATAATATGTACAATTTACCGTACTTGGTTTAATTACTTGAGCCTGGTTCACTTTTGCTTAACATTAAGTTATATTGTGGTGATTGGTTATACTCAGAACTCCAGTGGAATCATATGTGCTTGAAATACTAAGTCCTCTTTCTTTTAGACTTAGTGGGTTGATTTTACAGAAAACGAAATTTTGTATTTCTCGGTTAAGTTTGTATTAATTGAAGTATCTCAGGTAGTAATGCTTAGAGGAGCAGGGCAGGATACTGATAATCTCACTGATATTTTTTGACTTTGGAATGAGCTGGATTTTACAGTATATcatcttctatatatttttattaaattagagGCCCAGTATGTTTCTGGGccacctctcctttttttttttttttaattttagtatcaGTATTGCTATGAATAATTAATTTAAGAATAACTAAAATCTGTTTTAAAGTTGTGTGCTGCTTTATGATTTATATATCCCTTAATTTATATACatctagaaaatatatttgattggAATGTTAAGCAGTTGTTTCTTTATTTATCAGCCGAATATTCAACAAAAAATAATGTAAGTATATGTATAGAAGTATTTTCATAGATATTTAAAACCTCATtctttagaaaagaatataaattttatatattcgaAATATCTGACCTGAGTAATTTAGTAAATATCACAAGCCCATGGAAAGGTGACTCTACTAAGAAAACTTTATCTCCTTTGGTAGCTtctgtctttcttgtttttctgtctgCTTCTACAGCCCCCCTGCATTGTGGTTCCCGAGAGTGGGGTGCAAGCAAGGTAATGCCTAGATATATAAGGAAAACAATTAAGAGctactatttcttttcttatggatctaagaagagttgccagattttcagtttgttcagcgtTTTACTTGGCGTTAGGATGCAGTGGCAAGTTGCAAGCTCCTCGTGTGCCACGCCGGAAGCCAAAAGTCCATTTATGTATTTCTCAATTTAGAATAAGAGGGAAAAGATGTGAAATTTTACTGATACTCTATGGACTGACACTGATACTCTACTCGGTCCTTAAGTCACACGCCTCCTAAAACATGCACCTTCtctggaggaagagggggaatTCTGTAGGGCAAGCGGTCAGCCTGCTGCATACATGTGTCCGTTCACTTTCAGCATTTTGCAAAGTTGTGCAATGTGTACCCAATTGAGTAGATTATATCATCTAGTTTTAAATAAACTAATCCTCACAAAtggaaaaatggttaaaaaattctttcaaagaAATTAGAGATTGAAGAGAATGCTAACGGTCCAGACACGTGTGAGCGACAGGAAAATGGCCGAGCTGACAGCCAcgttaaaggattaaaaaaaaaatcaaagagatctAATAAATAGTTGGCTGAGAACAATTTAGCATTAGTCAAGAAGCCTATTTGAAATGCACATTTACATTCACTATCAATAATAATATATCTAACGATAATAGTAATGTGTATCATGTACGTAATCTGTAAATAAAGATGCGTAGTTTGGGTTCAAAATAATTCATTATCAAAAATCTTTGGAGACTGTTTCCAGTGATAAGCTCCAAAAGGATGTTGCTGAACTATGGGTTATGAGTAAATGAGGAGGTCGAATTACTCCTCAGCTAAGTCCTCTTTAAGCTAAGATACTCTCTCCATAGCTACCATTAGAGATAGACGGCAAGATACTTGAATCAGTGAAATTTGTAACTTGTGCTTACAACTCTGTTACCCAGATATGTAATCAAAAACTGTAAAGATAACTAATTTGTGAATCGTCtcttagattattttaaaatccatctaaatatttatatttttcctcttttaatacATGATGTGAGCTGTTCTGATAGTCTTTTATTAAGCCATATATCTACAATTAATTTATATTGAGAAATACATTACTTTGTTTTGAGTTGTACAGGACTCATCAGTTTGAGCACTTAAAGTAGtctttttaatcttaaattaGAGTTgattagaagttttataattaaaaGCTATTAAACTGTTAGATCAAAACCTATTATAACAttattaaaactattattttGTGACTGAAATTTATTAGTCCAGTCTGATTTAGAGCTTTTGTTGCAGATAAGAGTAAgggttaaaatatttatatagcataTTGATAAAACAGAAATCTTCTTAGGTCCTAAAAGTGTAAGGTGAATGATTCTGGTATGTGCATTAACTCCAAAAGGTGAAATCTGTGGAATCAAAATGTGCTTCTATGTTGTTTTTACCTGAGTTACCCTTATGTTTTGTTATCAGCATAGCCTGAGGTAATTCGTAGTGAAGAGATGAGTCTACTTCTGTATTGTATTTGAactgtatattcattttcaaGGGATGACAAATGAATCAACTTTATTTGTTGATTGGTTTGATTAGTTAACTGGAATCATTAGCACTtcaattctttgtatatttattttgagcACATCTTTTATGGAGGATACTTTGTTGGGCAGTAAGAATATTGGGTTGAATAAGTTTTGATCCCTGCCCTTGAGAATCAACAAAGCGTTAAACAGAAAAAGCTGCTCTTTAGATAAGAGTGACAGCTGTAAGCACAAGTATTCTACAAGTTTCAGCAAGTGATCCAAATAAATACGTCACCTTCTTGGTGATGGATACACCTGGGCAGATTCATCACCCTGATTTACTCCAGCATGGCTGGTAAGTTAATACAGTTGGGAATTTGACAGATCACTgctttggtgaatgaataaatatacataaaaagtcATTTTACTTTGGCATATCTTTGATTCTGTGTTCTTCAGTCTTGATGTTTCTGTTTAATGTTGGAGGGATTAAGGTGAAGATTTGAACCCCTTTTTAGAAATTAACTGTTCCACGTTTCTTTTTAGTTAATGCTGAGCAGTTGGCCTCACAAGCTAATGGATGGCAGCTTCATAAGAGCACATTTCTTGGCATTTAGAAGTGGTTACAAATGTGCTTTTTCTCCATTTCGTAACTCTAATTTTCCAAACGAAACTTGCTTATGATATgtcaaagcagtggcttaaaAGAATTGTCTGACTTCTGGGATTTTGCCAGTAAAACAATAATGTGCCTATGtttccttaaaggaaaaaaaaaaacctaaaaagtcttcatttctttagTGATGCCTTGATAATTTAAAAACCTTGGAGATATATAAATTTTCATGAGATAATCTAGCAGTAGTGACCTGTATTAGCAGTGTGATCTACAGGGATTAGTTCTCTCTGTTTCCCTGGCACCATGTAGTGTCTACAGGGTTGGAGGGTCTCAGAAATTTTACAGGGAAAAGTGATTTAAAAGAATGCTTCCCTTCTAGGGATTCTAGTGCCTTCTATTTCTCCTAGGGCCTTACTCTGGAGAGCACATAAGTCTAAAACCTTGCATTAAACTTTGAGGGCTCTAAATAATACAGTTGCCTTGGCAAAAGGGGTGATTTCCTTTAGGGAAGTATCTTTCTTTTGTCCAGAAGTTTCACTCCTGTGTCTATCCACTTGTTACCATTTTGTCTGCTTTAAGATTTTAGCAGTTCCCTCAAAGCTGgattcattcatataaattaaaCTCTTTGCTTAACATACTTCTGAACTGACAGAGATGCTATATCTGTTGAATtatctaattaatttttattttaatgtaggcTCTGAACCAGGTTGTTCTGTGGGACAAGATTGTTCTGAGAGGTGATAATCCAAAGCTGCTGCtgaaagatatgaaaacaaagtattttttctttgacgATGGAAATGGTCTCAAGTGAGcaattctttgtcattttttacGTGTGATGTTACATGAAGGGGAGAGAAAGACgtgatgtgtttttattttaaagaaaaacagctaaaaagaaaagttaagaaagaaaagtatttatACAGATGTGAACTGGAAGATGGGGTAGAAATAGTACCGTGCAAACCCAGGTCTAAAAAAGTGCCCAGTTCTCTCGCATTATGGGAACTGTAATGGTGAGACGAGGAGGGCCTGGGGCTTCTGCCCTTAAGGGTACAAGGAGCCTGGGCTGCTGGCCCGGGAGTGG is drawn from Lagenorhynchus albirostris chromosome 21, mLagAlb1.1, whole genome shotgun sequence and contains these coding sequences:
- the SPCS3 gene encoding signal peptidase complex subunit 3 translates to MNTVLSRANSLFAFSLSVMAALTFGCFITTAFKDRSVPVRLHVSRIMLKNVEDFTGPRERSDLGFITFDITADLENIFDWNVKQLFLYLSAEYSTKNNALNQVVLWDKIVLRGDNPKLLLKDMKTKYFFFDDGNGLKGNRNVTLTLSWNVVPNAGILPLVTGSGHVSVPFPDTYEITKSY